Proteins from a single region of Thermotoga maritima MSB8:
- a CDS encoding ArsB/NhaD family transporter, with protein MFEDAVVSLLIFIIVYLFIILEKHHRAVITMLGGSAALFLVFKDPIEALVRYVDFNTIFLLIGMMIFVSVTKRSGLFHFLGLYSVKLSGGNVFLFFIAINTLVALLSSFLDNVTTILVFVPVTLVVCDTVDLDPVPFVISEIISSNIGGTATMIGDPPNIMIASAAKLHFLDFVVNVAPAAVLTLIVTLIFLSAVYRRVIFRKIPVEVVKDFDPRRAIVDKKLFYLSIILTLVVLVLFSLQKPLGLESFEVALLAGFLSLAFLKKKDIEDVFKEIEWGVIFFFIGLFLVVGALEEAGVLERISELVIRLSKGKMESTLISVLGISGLSSAFVDNIPFTATMIPVIKKLAVLAPETFSDLRPLWWALSLGACFGGNGTLIGASANVVGTSLIADRKHITFWEYFKIGFPVLILSLLVSGVYLLIRY; from the coding sequence TTGTTCGAAGATGCCGTTGTTTCACTTCTGATCTTTATAATAGTATACCTCTTCATCATTCTGGAAAAACACCACAGAGCGGTCATCACCATGCTCGGAGGGAGCGCCGCCCTCTTTCTTGTGTTCAAAGATCCCATCGAAGCACTGGTAAGGTATGTGGATTTCAACACGATATTTCTCTTGATAGGAATGATGATCTTCGTGTCCGTTACAAAAAGAAGCGGTTTATTTCACTTCCTTGGGCTTTACTCGGTGAAACTTTCAGGTGGAAATGTATTTCTCTTTTTCATCGCAATTAACACTCTTGTGGCTCTTTTATCCTCTTTTTTGGACAACGTAACAACGATACTGGTGTTCGTTCCTGTAACTCTGGTAGTTTGCGACACGGTTGATCTGGATCCCGTTCCCTTTGTGATATCGGAGATCATATCTTCGAACATAGGTGGTACCGCAACGATGATAGGAGATCCTCCAAACATCATGATTGCTTCCGCGGCGAAACTTCATTTCCTCGATTTTGTGGTCAACGTTGCACCCGCTGCCGTTCTGACCCTCATCGTTACCCTGATCTTTCTCTCCGCTGTTTACAGAAGGGTCATATTCAGAAAAATACCGGTGGAAGTGGTCAAAGACTTCGATCCCCGTAGGGCCATCGTTGACAAAAAGCTGTTTTATCTTTCCATAATACTGACTCTGGTCGTTCTTGTTCTCTTTTCTCTTCAGAAACCACTTGGACTTGAAAGTTTCGAGGTTGCCCTTCTTGCTGGCTTCCTCTCGCTTGCTTTCTTAAAGAAAAAAGATATAGAGGATGTGTTCAAAGAGATCGAATGGGGCGTCATCTTTTTCTTCATAGGTCTTTTCCTTGTTGTTGGTGCCCTTGAAGAGGCCGGAGTTCTCGAAAGAATATCAGAACTCGTCATCAGGCTTTCAAAGGGAAAAATGGAAAGCACTCTGATATCTGTTCTGGGAATATCTGGATTGAGTTCCGCTTTCGTTGACAACATACCGTTCACTGCCACCATGATTCCAGTGATAAAGAAACTCGCGGTTCTGGCTCCGGAGACGTTTTCTGATCTGAGACCCCTCTGGTGGGCTCTTTCTCTGGGAGCGTGCTTTGGAGGAAATGGAACTCTAATCGGTGCATCCGCGAACGTGGTAGGAACCTCTCTCATAGCAGACAGAAAGCATATAACCTTCTGGGAGTATTTCAAGATAGGTTTTCCCGTGCTCATACTCAGTCTTCTGGTGTCAGGAGTCTATTTGTTGATCAGATATTGA
- a CDS encoding CBS domain-containing protein yields MKVKDVCKLISLKPTVVEEDTPIEEIVDRILEDPVTRTVYVARDNKLVGMIPVMHLLKVSGFHFFGFIPKEELIRSSMKRLIAKNASEIMLDPVYVHMDTPLEEALKLMIDNNIQEMPVVDEKGEIVGDLNSLEILLALWKGREK; encoded by the coding sequence ATGAAAGTGAAAGACGTCTGCAAATTGATTTCTCTGAAGCCCACAGTTGTAGAGGAAGACACTCCTATAGAAGAAATCGTCGACAGGATACTGGAGGATCCCGTCACAAGAACCGTTTATGTTGCGAGAGACAACAAACTCGTTGGAATGATCCCTGTCATGCACCTTTTGAAGGTTTCTGGTTTTCACTTTTTCGGGTTCATTCCAAAGGAAGAGCTCATTCGCTCCTCGATGAAAAGATTGATAGCAAAGAACGCATCTGAGATAATGTTGGATCCTGTATACGTTCACATGGATACACCATTGGAAGAAGCCTTGAAGCTGATGATCGACAACAATATACAGGAGATGCCGGTTGTCGATGAAAAGGGAGAGATAGTGGGAGATCTCAACTCTCTCGAAATTCTTCTCGCTTTGTGGAAAGGGCGGGAGAAATGA
- the mtaD gene encoding 5-methylthioadenosine/S-adenosylhomocysteine deaminase produces the protein MIIGNCLILKDFSSEPFWGAVEIENGTIKRVLQGEVKVDLDLSGKLVMPALFNTHTHAPMTLLRGVAEDLSFEEWLFSKVLPIEDRLTEKMAYYGTILAQMEMARHGIAGFVDMYFHEEWIAKAVRDFGMRALLTRGLVDSNGDDGGRLEENLKLYNEWNGFEGRIFVGFGPHSPYLCSEEYLKRVFDTAKSLNAPVTIHLYETSKEEYDLEDILNIGLKEVKTIAAHCVHLPERYFGVLKDIPFFVSHNPASNLKLGNGIAPVQRMIEHGMKVTLGTDGAASNNSLNLFFEMRLASLLQKAQNPRNLDVNTCLKMVTYDGAQAMGFKSGKIEEGWNADLVVIDLDLPEMFPVQNIKNHLVHAFSGEVFATMVAGKWIYFDGEYPTIDSEEVKRELARIEKELYSS, from the coding sequence ATGATCATAGGAAATTGCCTGATACTGAAAGATTTCTCTTCTGAACCTTTCTGGGGAGCCGTAGAGATCGAAAACGGCACGATAAAACGAGTGTTACAGGGAGAAGTGAAGGTCGATCTGGATCTCTCCGGCAAACTCGTCATGCCGGCTCTTTTCAACACGCACACTCACGCGCCGATGACTCTTCTGAGAGGAGTCGCGGAAGATCTCAGTTTCGAAGAGTGGCTCTTCTCTAAGGTGCTTCCCATAGAAGACAGATTGACAGAGAAGATGGCCTACTACGGTACGATCCTTGCCCAGATGGAAATGGCAAGACATGGTATCGCCGGCTTTGTCGATATGTACTTTCATGAGGAGTGGATTGCAAAGGCAGTCAGAGATTTTGGAATGAGAGCCCTCTTGACACGGGGACTTGTGGACAGTAATGGGGACGATGGAGGACGACTCGAGGAGAATTTGAAACTCTACAACGAGTGGAACGGTTTTGAGGGGAGGATTTTCGTTGGATTCGGTCCTCACTCACCTTACCTTTGTTCTGAAGAATACCTGAAGAGAGTCTTCGACACTGCGAAGTCTCTGAACGCTCCAGTGACGATTCATCTCTATGAAACCTCCAAAGAAGAGTATGATCTGGAGGACATTTTGAACATCGGGTTGAAAGAAGTGAAGACCATCGCAGCTCATTGTGTTCATCTTCCCGAGAGATATTTCGGTGTTCTGAAAGATATTCCGTTTTTCGTTTCTCACAATCCTGCGAGCAATTTGAAACTCGGAAACGGAATAGCACCTGTTCAGAGAATGATAGAGCATGGGATGAAGGTCACCCTCGGCACGGATGGAGCGGCGAGCAACAACTCTCTGAATCTGTTCTTCGAAATGAGGCTCGCGAGTCTTCTTCAGAAAGCACAGAATCCGCGCAATCTGGATGTGAACACATGCTTGAAAATGGTGACGTACGATGGAGCCCAAGCGATGGGGTTCAAAAGCGGAAAGATTGAAGAAGGCTGGAACGCCGATCTTGTGGTAATAGACCTCGATCTCCCTGAAATGTTTCCAGTCCAGAACATAAAGAACCACCTCGTTCACGCTTTCAGCGGTGAAGTTTTCGCCACGATGGTTGCTGGAAAGTGGATCTACTTCGATGGAGAGTACCCGACCATAGATTCAGAAGAAGTGAAAAGAGAGCTGGCCCGTATAGAAAAAGAACTCTACTCTTCCTGA
- a CDS encoding PadR family transcriptional regulator, translating into MRHRGGRGFRGWWLASTILLLVAEKPSHGYELAERLAEFGIEIPGIGHMGNIYRVLADLEESGFLSTEWDTTVSPPRKIYRITPQGKLYLREILRSLEDMKRRIETLEERIKRVLQEE; encoded by the coding sequence ATGAGACACAGAGGCGGGAGAGGATTCCGAGGTTGGTGGCTTGCCAGTACCATCCTTTTACTCGTAGCGGAGAAACCTTCTCATGGATACGAGCTCGCAGAGAGGCTCGCAGAGTTTGGTATTGAGATACCTGGAATCGGTCACATGGGCAACATTTACCGTGTACTCGCCGATCTCGAAGAGAGCGGGTTTCTCAGCACCGAATGGGATACAACGGTCAGCCCCCCAAGAAAGATTTACAGGATCACCCCACAGGGAAAACTCTATCTCAGAGAGATATTGAGGTCTCTGGAGGACATGAAGAGAAGAATAGAGACACTCGAAGAAAGAATAAAGAGAGTGCTTCAGGAAGAGTAG
- a CDS encoding class I SAM-dependent methyltransferase: MGNIYKRFARVFHEGPYTSFSRRIAKNFAKILENFHIRGKKVLDVACGEGTFAVEIAKQGFKVVGVDLSSEMLKFARKRAKEESISVVFLKKDMRELDFHEEFDIVTCWFDSLNYLLDYKDLKKTFEKVHEALKTGGAFLFDMNTVYGLLMANQEGPVYIQQDGKDIFEVQTIEFDLEESVATFYVTVFERKEEELWERFDEIHRERGYRVKEIASALSETGFVFSFYEDLLSKSPLTSYSRRLWCAARKVSAG; this comes from the coding sequence GTGGGAAATATTTACAAGCGATTCGCACGAGTTTTTCACGAGGGGCCGTACACATCGTTCTCGAGAAGAATAGCGAAAAATTTCGCCAAGATTCTGGAAAACTTTCATATTCGAGGAAAAAAAGTGCTGGATGTGGCCTGTGGAGAAGGAACATTCGCTGTGGAAATCGCCAAGCAGGGCTTCAAAGTGGTGGGAGTTGATCTTTCATCCGAGATGCTGAAGTTTGCCAGAAAAAGAGCAAAGGAAGAAAGCATCTCTGTGGTTTTTTTGAAAAAAGACATGAGAGAACTCGATTTTCACGAAGAATTTGATATCGTCACCTGCTGGTTTGACAGTCTCAACTATCTGCTGGATTACAAAGATTTGAAGAAAACTTTTGAGAAAGTTCATGAAGCTTTGAAAACAGGTGGAGCGTTTCTTTTCGATATGAACACCGTTTATGGACTTCTGATGGCCAATCAGGAAGGCCCCGTGTACATTCAGCAGGATGGAAAGGATATCTTCGAAGTTCAAACTATAGAGTTCGATCTGGAGGAATCCGTCGCCACCTTCTATGTGACCGTTTTCGAAAGAAAAGAAGAGGAGCTGTGGGAGAGATTCGATGAGATACACAGAGAAAGAGGCTACAGAGTGAAAGAAATCGCGTCTGCACTGAGTGAAACGGGCTTTGTGTTTTCTTTTTATGAAGATCTCCTCAGCAAGTCACCTCTGACCAGCTACAGTAGAAGACTGTGGTGCGCTGCGAGGAAGGTGAGCGCAGGATGA
- the panD gene encoding aspartate 1-decarboxylase has product MLNIYLKSKIHMATITRKEVYYEGSIEIDEELMGKAGISEGELVLVVNVNNAERFVTYVIKGKRGSREINLYGAAARLGEEGDRVIIMAFTFSDKPVKAKTIVLNEKNEIVQEK; this is encoded by the coding sequence ATGCTGAACATATATCTGAAGTCCAAAATTCACATGGCTACGATCACGAGAAAAGAAGTTTACTACGAAGGAAGCATAGAAATAGACGAAGAGCTGATGGGAAAAGCGGGCATCAGCGAGGGAGAACTCGTACTGGTGGTGAACGTCAACAACGCCGAAAGATTCGTAACGTATGTCATAAAGGGAAAGAGGGGAAGCCGTGAGATAAACCTCTACGGTGCAGCCGCAAGACTCGGTGAAGAAGGTGACAGAGTGATCATCATGGCTTTCACCTTCAGTGACAAACCTGTGAAAGCGAAAACGATCGTTCTCAACGAGAAAAACGAAATCGTTCAGGAGAAATAA
- a CDS encoding RluA family pseudouridine synthase, producing MRMEVTRENFYRRLDKFLRNQLKDVPLSVIYKLIRKGKVYVNRKRVKDPSFDLEEGDVVELRYVNLENLPKRSEKKDLTPVPMKLDVLYEDDHYLVLNKPPNIAIHPGKGVHVATLIEGLLYYGQEKGFSPFLVHRLDKETSGLLVVAKNREAARILTELFKGRNIEKEYVTLVRGVPENNMKITIPLDGQEAVSEIVSVKPLKDVSLLRVKIHTGRKHQIRRHLSQIGFPVVGDDTYGDRHFNREFRKRYGLKRQFLHSYRMKFIDPWTEEEKDFRAPLPDDLLSVLNLLEERSDEWLEEFLS from the coding sequence ATGAGAATGGAAGTCACCAGGGAGAATTTCTACAGAAGGCTGGACAAATTTCTGAGGAACCAGCTGAAAGACGTACCCCTTTCGGTGATATACAAACTCATCAGAAAGGGAAAGGTGTATGTCAACAGAAAACGCGTGAAGGATCCTTCTTTCGATCTGGAAGAAGGAGACGTGGTAGAGCTCCGGTATGTGAATCTGGAAAATCTTCCGAAGAGATCTGAGAAGAAAGACCTCACACCAGTTCCCATGAAACTCGACGTGCTCTACGAAGACGATCACTACCTTGTGCTGAACAAGCCACCGAACATAGCCATACATCCAGGAAAAGGTGTTCATGTTGCGACGTTGATAGAAGGACTCCTTTATTACGGTCAGGAAAAGGGGTTTTCACCGTTTCTCGTTCACAGACTCGACAAAGAAACCTCTGGGCTTCTCGTTGTTGCCAAAAACAGAGAGGCCGCGAGAATTCTCACGGAACTGTTCAAGGGCAGAAACATAGAGAAAGAATACGTCACGCTCGTAAGAGGAGTTCCAGAGAACAACATGAAAATCACCATTCCTCTCGATGGGCAGGAAGCGGTTTCTGAGATCGTTTCGGTGAAACCTCTGAAAGATGTTTCGCTTCTCCGCGTGAAGATACACACGGGTAGAAAGCATCAGATAAGAAGACACCTTTCGCAGATAGGTTTTCCCGTTGTGGGAGACGACACCTACGGTGACAGACATTTCAACAGAGAGTTTCGAAAGAGATACGGTTTAAAAAGACAGTTCCTCCACAGCTATAGAATGAAGTTCATCGATCCGTGGACTGAGGAGGAAAAGGACTTCAGGGCACCCCTTCCAGATGATCTTCTCAGCGTTCTGAACCTTTTAGAAGAGAGGAGTGATGAATGGTTAGAAGAATTTCTTTCCTGA
- a CDS encoding DUF5693 family protein: MKKFTNLRNSLFLIFLVSSVVLIVFFLPERVAYDRKGMEFSFLFDDMIDGKRVVLFDLSSRKDLPPEAEIVILKGEPLFWEPQELAEKLKGKWLGIVEFDPSYDFARKVALLKKDGLFFRVHTVKPEEIEKLNLDEEALFHRYKRAVLERSVEVLWIRDIDEKELLVQRLSSYFKGKVVPFPAPPESEPPFPKWIFLIPPILMITSLNPLLLSVVFVLPFSREWFVSLLFVSGTLAAYFVPKKKWLKVLSFLLLSISLSLSLSDLYHLNGILDFRGVKLSLVLLPGLLFLSGLWKNRRNWKKYLPLLFLAIPVGFYYLMRSGNSGWVLEVERKFRDWLESVLMVRPRFKEIVCYPFFWLEGFREYDFLRESFGSVALVSMFNTFCHVKTPLVVSIYRSALGLAIGYAVFLFLKVFLNRFLTSK, encoded by the coding sequence GTGAAGAAGTTTACAAACTTGAGAAATAGTCTTTTTCTCATTTTTCTGGTGAGTTCTGTTGTTCTCATCGTGTTCTTTCTTCCAGAAAGGGTGGCTTATGACAGGAAAGGGATGGAATTTTCCTTTCTGTTCGACGACATGATCGATGGAAAGCGAGTGGTTCTCTTTGACCTTTCGAGCAGAAAAGATTTGCCACCGGAAGCCGAGATCGTGATTCTCAAAGGTGAACCTCTCTTCTGGGAGCCTCAAGAATTGGCAGAGAAATTGAAAGGAAAATGGCTTGGGATCGTTGAGTTCGATCCATCTTACGATTTCGCAAGAAAAGTCGCACTTTTGAAGAAAGACGGCCTCTTCTTTCGTGTTCACACGGTGAAACCCGAAGAGATAGAAAAGCTGAATCTGGACGAAGAAGCGCTGTTTCACAGGTACAAAAGAGCCGTTCTTGAACGAAGTGTGGAGGTTCTCTGGATAAGGGACATAGACGAAAAAGAGCTCCTCGTTCAGAGGCTTTCCAGTTATTTCAAAGGAAAAGTTGTACCGTTTCCGGCTCCTCCAGAATCTGAACCGCCTTTCCCGAAGTGGATCTTCTTGATACCTCCCATTCTTATGATAACCTCTCTGAATCCTCTGCTTCTCTCTGTAGTCTTCGTTTTGCCTTTTTCAAGGGAATGGTTCGTGTCTCTCCTTTTTGTTTCCGGTACACTGGCGGCGTATTTTGTGCCGAAAAAGAAATGGTTGAAAGTGTTGAGTTTTCTCCTTCTGTCGATCTCTCTGTCTCTGAGTCTCAGCGATCTGTACCACCTCAACGGTATCCTGGACTTCCGCGGAGTGAAACTTTCACTCGTACTTCTTCCCGGGCTTCTCTTTCTTTCAGGACTTTGGAAGAACAGAAGAAACTGGAAAAAGTACCTGCCGCTCCTTTTCCTTGCCATTCCTGTGGGTTTCTATTATCTTATGCGTTCGGGAAATTCGGGATGGGTGCTGGAAGTTGAAAGAAAGTTCAGAGACTGGCTGGAGAGTGTTTTGATGGTTCGGCCCCGTTTCAAGGAAATTGTGTGCTACCCGTTTTTCTGGTTGGAAGGATTCAGAGAATACGATTTTCTCAGAGAGAGTTTTGGCAGCGTTGCGCTCGTTTCGATGTTCAACACGTTCTGTCATGTTAAAACGCCTCTGGTGGTTTCTATCTACAGAAGCGCTCTTGGCCTTGCTATAGGATATGCTGTGTTCTTATTTCTGAAGGTATTTCTAAACCGCTTTTTAACTTCCAAATAA
- the glnA gene encoding type I glutamate--ammonia ligase, translating to MTIETIKRIIEEENVRFIRLQFTDINGTLKNLEITPDVFLESWEDGIMFDGSSIEGFVRIEESDMYLKPVLDTFAVLPWTVDGAKSARVICDVYTPDGKPFEGDPRYRLRRMMEKAEQLGYTPYAGPEMEFFILPINEKGEPVPEFLDHGGYFDLLPLSKVEEIRRDIAIALEKMGITVEATHHEVAPSQHEVDFRYDTFLRTADNAQTVKLVIKTMAIFHGYHATFMPKPFYGVNGSGMHVHMSLFRGDKNAFYDPDDPLGLSKELRYFVGGILKHAKALAAVTNPTINSYKRLVPGYEAPVYISWSVGNRSALIRIPKARGKATRLEYRSPDPSCNIYLAFAAILAAGLDGIINKIEPPAPVEENIYHMTSERREELNIESLPGSLKEAVEELKKDDVIIDALGEHIFEKFVEAAEKDWKEFSTYVTNWELQRYLYL from the coding sequence ATGACAATTGAGACCATCAAAAGAATCATCGAAGAGGAGAATGTTCGATTCATCAGGCTGCAATTCACCGACATCAACGGGACCTTGAAGAATTTAGAGATAACGCCGGATGTTTTTCTCGAATCCTGGGAGGACGGAATCATGTTCGACGGTTCATCCATCGAGGGTTTTGTGAGAATCGAAGAGTCTGATATGTACCTCAAGCCCGTCCTCGACACCTTCGCCGTTCTTCCGTGGACGGTCGATGGTGCAAAGAGTGCAAGAGTCATCTGTGACGTTTACACTCCAGATGGTAAACCCTTTGAGGGAGATCCCCGTTACAGACTAAGAAGAATGATGGAAAAAGCAGAACAGCTGGGTTACACACCGTATGCGGGTCCCGAGATGGAATTTTTCATCCTTCCCATCAACGAAAAAGGAGAACCTGTTCCTGAGTTTCTTGACCATGGAGGATATTTCGATCTTCTGCCGCTCAGTAAAGTCGAGGAGATCAGAAGGGACATCGCGATAGCTCTCGAAAAGATGGGGATCACTGTTGAAGCAACGCACCACGAAGTTGCTCCCTCACAGCACGAGGTGGACTTCAGGTACGACACTTTCCTGAGAACCGCCGACAATGCCCAGACCGTGAAACTCGTCATCAAAACCATGGCAATCTTCCACGGATATCATGCAACCTTCATGCCCAAACCCTTCTACGGTGTGAACGGATCGGGAATGCATGTCCACATGAGTCTTTTCAGGGGTGACAAAAATGCCTTCTACGATCCCGACGATCCTCTTGGGCTTTCTAAAGAACTCAGATACTTCGTTGGTGGTATATTGAAGCACGCCAAAGCTCTCGCAGCCGTCACAAATCCCACGATAAACAGCTACAAGAGACTCGTTCCCGGTTACGAAGCGCCCGTTTACATCTCCTGGTCAGTTGGAAACAGAAGCGCCCTCATCAGAATTCCAAAGGCAAGAGGAAAAGCGACAAGATTGGAGTACAGATCACCCGATCCATCCTGTAACATCTATCTTGCCTTCGCGGCTATCCTCGCGGCAGGTCTGGACGGTATCATCAACAAAATCGAGCCTCCCGCGCCGGTTGAAGAAAACATTTACCACATGACGTCTGAGAGAAGGGAAGAACTCAACATAGAATCGCTTCCAGGATCACTGAAAGAGGCTGTCGAAGAACTCAAGAAAGACGATGTTATAATAGATGCACTGGGAGAACATATATTCGAAAAATTTGTGGAGGCTGCCGAAAAGGATTGGAAGGAATTCAGCACCTACGTTACAAACTGGGAACTGCAGCGCTACTTGTATCTCTGA
- a CDS encoding PhoPQ-activated pathogenicity-related family protein encodes MKRFLAILLILPVMVLAIHPLDLLVRARGNPVYETIIATTTQDGDEIYILKSYGMNWQNIQWFHRVGIILPSNLNYKDRAFFFITGGSRKEENERYYDSFLEDVKENLWVAKEFEAPFIVVGDVPNQPIFGLREDALIAETFKMFLENPDPFLPLLVPMTYGVIKAMDTAQDFLEKKGVEIKGFMVSGASKRGWTTYLTAIFDPRVFAIAPMVYDNLNIEAQLLHQKEYYGTYSEKLRDYQERGLFEILENDLGKRLLEIVDPYAMRLRLSLPKILVLGTNDEYWTVDSANLYVDDLPGETFLFYSPNDPHNLKNVKEIIETLSSFFKMYPKLPKVEFFYRDGKIFVERIPEIVDAELWFARSKSRDFRKAVWLRRGVEETDDSLIGVPPEKPEGFHQAYFLRVTLEINGLRMKLCSKMMVE; translated from the coding sequence ATGAAAAGATTTCTGGCAATTCTTTTGATTCTTCCGGTCATGGTGCTTGCGATACATCCTCTGGATCTTCTTGTTCGTGCAAGGGGAAATCCTGTCTACGAGACGATCATTGCAACCACAACCCAGGACGGCGACGAGATATACATATTGAAATCCTACGGCATGAACTGGCAGAACATCCAGTGGTTCCACAGAGTGGGCATAATCCTTCCGTCGAACTTGAATTACAAAGACAGGGCGTTTTTCTTCATAACGGGAGGAAGCAGAAAGGAAGAAAACGAACGCTATTACGATTCGTTTCTGGAAGACGTAAAAGAGAATCTGTGGGTGGCGAAGGAATTCGAAGCACCTTTCATAGTTGTGGGGGACGTTCCAAATCAGCCGATTTTCGGGCTCAGAGAAGATGCCCTGATCGCAGAAACGTTCAAAATGTTCCTCGAGAACCCAGATCCGTTTCTTCCCCTCCTTGTTCCCATGACGTACGGTGTGATAAAGGCCATGGACACGGCACAAGATTTCCTTGAGAAAAAAGGCGTGGAAATCAAAGGCTTCATGGTATCGGGGGCCTCCAAAAGAGGGTGGACCACGTATCTTACGGCGATCTTCGACCCACGCGTTTTCGCCATCGCTCCGATGGTGTACGACAATCTGAACATAGAAGCCCAGCTTTTGCATCAGAAAGAGTACTATGGTACCTACAGCGAGAAGTTGAGAGATTATCAGGAAAGAGGGCTCTTCGAGATTCTCGAAAACGATCTGGGAAAAAGGCTTCTTGAAATTGTCGATCCTTACGCTATGAGATTGAGACTCTCTCTTCCAAAGATCCTTGTGCTCGGCACCAACGACGAATACTGGACCGTGGATTCGGCGAACCTCTACGTGGATGATCTTCCGGGCGAAACCTTTCTATTCTATTCTCCAAACGATCCCCACAACCTGAAGAATGTGAAAGAAATAATAGAGACTCTCTCTTCGTTCTTCAAGATGTACCCCAAACTGCCGAAGGTGGAATTCTTTTACAGGGACGGGAAAATATTCGTTGAAAGGATTCCGGAAATTGTAGACGCGGAACTGTGGTTTGCAAGATCGAAGAGCAGAGATTTCAGAAAGGCGGTGTGGCTCAGACGTGGCGTGGAAGAAACCGATGATTCGCTGATCGGGGTACCTCCTGAAAAGCCTGAAGGTTTTCATCAGGCGTACTTCTTGAGGGTCACTCTCGAAATCAATGGGTTGAGGATGAAGCTTTGCAGTAAGATGATGGTGGAATAA
- a CDS encoding LVIVD repeat-containing protein — MKAIFPVILALLFLSGCFQMIPALPQEKVYALVATGEGLEVFDVTATPVSISFVSLANSALDVEVSGQYAFLADGQSGIHVLDVSDPENPVQLNQLNTHYAYGVDLSGDYLYVADWTNGLLVYNVTDPSSPVLVARLEEADWAEKVHISGNRAYVACYNEGLKVVDVSNPANPVFLERVNFGTVRSVFVSDERIYAVVYGEGVSIIDANDLSQILGTYESQTPYDVIVSDSVLYLADYAFGVQTIDVSDPGNPFVLDHIPTSGGKAQSLWLYEGFLYIADFNGYLTVVDVSDPSHMNEVFNVLTQGSANAVSLLVQ, encoded by the coding sequence ATGAAGGCGATCTTTCCTGTTATTCTCGCTCTTCTATTCCTTTCTGGATGCTTCCAGATGATACCGGCTCTGCCTCAAGAAAAGGTCTATGCCCTGGTGGCAACCGGGGAAGGTCTGGAAGTGTTCGACGTCACAGCTACCCCCGTTAGTATTTCTTTTGTTTCTCTCGCAAACAGCGCTCTCGATGTTGAAGTTTCGGGACAGTATGCGTTCCTCGCAGATGGTCAGAGCGGAATCCACGTTCTCGATGTGAGCGATCCCGAAAATCCCGTTCAGTTGAATCAGCTGAACACCCACTACGCCTACGGGGTAGACCTATCCGGTGATTATCTCTACGTGGCGGACTGGACGAACGGTCTTCTGGTTTACAACGTAACCGATCCTTCTTCCCCTGTGCTGGTTGCAAGACTCGAAGAAGCGGACTGGGCGGAAAAGGTACACATTTCAGGAAACCGCGCTTACGTGGCCTGTTACAATGAAGGTTTGAAGGTGGTGGACGTTTCAAATCCGGCAAATCCTGTATTTCTCGAAAGAGTGAATTTTGGAACGGTGAGAAGTGTCTTCGTGTCAGATGAGAGGATCTACGCCGTTGTCTACGGTGAAGGGGTATCGATCATCGATGCGAACGATCTCTCTCAAATTCTGGGGACCTACGAATCGCAGACACCCTACGATGTGATCGTTTCAGATAGTGTGCTGTATCTTGCAGACTACGCGTTCGGTGTTCAAACGATTGACGTTTCAGATCCTGGAAACCCGTTCGTTCTCGATCACATACCAACGAGTGGAGGAAAGGCTCAGAGTCTGTGGCTTTATGAAGGATTTCTTTACATTGCAGACTTCAACGGATACCTGACTGTGGTGGATGTGAGTGATCCTTCTCACATGAATGAGGTTTTCAACGTCCTCACTCAGGGTTCGGCGAACGCTGTGTCCTTGCTGGTGCAATGA